The following nucleotide sequence is from Azoarcus sp. CIB.
GGGCTACTGGGAATTCCCCGGCGGCAAGGTTGAGTCGGGCGAGTCGCCGGCCGACGCGCTGATCCGTGAGCTCGACGAGGAACTGGGGATTCGCGTGCATGCCGTGCGGCCATGGATCACGCGCGAGCATGCGTATGAGCATGCGCATGTGCGGTTGCACTTCTTCGAGGTTGCCGACTGGGAAGGCGAGCTGCACGATCACGTGCATAGCGCGCTTTCCTGGGAGCGGGTGGAGGCGCCGGAGGTCGGGCCGATGCTGCCGGCGAACGGCCCGATCCTGAAGGCCTTGCGCCTGCCGCGCTGGATGGGGATCACGCATGCGGCCGAAATTGGCGTCGCGCGCCAGCTCGAGCTGCTCGACGCGGCGCTGGCCGGCGGTCTGCGGCTGGTCCAGGTGCGCGAGCCGGGAATGGCCACGCCCGAAGTACGTGCCTTTGCCGCCGAGGTTTTGAAACGGGCGCGGGCGTGTGGGGCGGCGGTTGTCGTGAACGGCAGCGCGGAGCTCGCAGCGGAGACCGGGGCCGATGGCGTGCACCTGTCGGCCGCGCAGCTGGGCGTCCTGGGGGCGCGACCGGCGCTGGAGTGGGTCGGTGCCTCGTGCCATACGCGCGAGGAGCTGGAGCGTGCGGCCGGTCTCGGCCTGGACTATGTAGTGCTGGGCGCGGTGCAGTCGACCGCGACGCATCCCGGGCAGGCGGCGCTGGGGTGGGAGCGGTTCACGGAGTTAGTCAGCGGGCTGCCGATGCCCGTGCTTGCGCTCGGGGGGCTGGGGTTGGCCGACATGGAGCGCGCGCGGATGGCTGGCGCGCATGGCATCGCGGCGATCCGCGGGACTTGGGATCAGTCCTGAGTCGAGGGTCCGGAGGGGTTTTGCTCGCCCGGATCGCCCTCGTCTGCGGTTGGGACGCGGTAGTCCTCGGATGCCCAGGCACCGAGGTCGATCTGCTTGCAGCGTTCGGAGCAGAACGGGCGGAAGCGGTTCTCCGGCACCCAGCGGACGGGGGCGCCGCATTGCGGACAATTGACGGTGCGGATCTTCGCCATGCTGCGGGCGGCCTCAGAGGCTGCAGAAAGTGAGTTCGAAGTTGACGTCGCGCTCGGCGAGCCGCGGGCGGATCACCGTTTCGGAGAGCATGAAGCGGACGTTGAGCGCGTACTTGTTGGCGCTGATCTCGGGCACGACGGCGTCGTTCGGAGGCAGGCGCAGGCGCAGCATCTGTGCGCTGCGGCCGGCCATCATGAGCTGGTAGGTGCCGCCGCGGGCGAGCTGCGTCTCGGGGCGCCCGCTCGCGCGCAGCAGGCGCAGGACGATCGAGAGTCCGTCGCGGATCGGCAGCATCGGGTGTACCCAGTTGGACAGCTCGTGTCTGCGCTGGTCAGCATCGCGCTGCAGCCAGTAGTGGTAGGACGGCAGGTCGAACTGGCACACGCCGCCGGGAATCGACGCGCGGCTGCGGATCGCCATCAGCCACTCGTTTTCGCGCAGGTACTGGCCGATCTTGCCGGCCATCGCGAGCAGCGACGAGGAGGCCTGTTCGATCTCGTAGAGTGCCCCCGACAGCGCTTCCTCGGAGATCTCCGGATTGTTGCGGAAGGAGATCAGGATCTGGCGTTGGCGTTCGAGTTCCTGCACGAGGTCGACCTTGAGGTCGGCGCGGCCGGCGACCTCGAGGATTTCGAACAGGGTGAGCAGTGTGACGTGGTGATCCTGCGGAGCATCGCCGCGCGAAAAATGGGCGAGCTTGGTGTACAGGTCTTCCAGGCGCAGGAGGGTGCGGATACGCTCGTTAAGAGGATATTCGTAGCTGATCACCGCATGTGCGCCTGAGAAAACCGGATCTCCCGTTAGTGCCGGGATGATAGCACAGGGGATATGCCGCGGCCTGTCCGTTTGCGGCGCGGAATCGCCCGAAAAGCCTTTGTCCGTGGGCGTTTTCAGGCGACCGTGCGGGCGGCGGCGAGGTACTTTTCGTGTAGGCGGTCGACCTGCGTGATGAGCGTCGCGAGATCACTGCCGTTGTCGATGACCTCGTCGGCGGCGGCGAGGCGTTGTTCGCGGCTTGCCTGGGTCGCCATGATGGCGCGGACCTGCTCTTCCGGCAGGTGGCTGCGCGTCATGACGCGCGCGATCTGGACCTCGACGGGGCAGTCGACGACGCACAGGCTGTCGCATCGTTCGCGATACTTGCCGGATTCGACCAGCAGCGGCACGACCAGCACGACATAGGGGGCGCGCGCCGCACTCACCTGACGTGCGCTTTCGGCGCCGATCGCCGGGTGCAGGATCGCTTCGAGCCGGCGCCGTTCGTTCGGGTCGGCGAAGGCGCGGTCGCGCATGGCCTTGCGGTCGAGTGCGCCGTCGGGTGTGATCACGGCGTCGCCGAAGGCCGCGCGGATCGCCGGAATCGCTTGTCCGCCCGGTCCGGTGAGGGCATGCGCGATGGCATCGGTGTCGACGATAGCGGCGCCGAGTTCGGCAAAACGGTCGGCCGCTGCGCTTTTGCCGCTGCCGATGCCGCCGGTGAGGCCGACGATGTAGGGGCTGTTGCTCATGGTGTGCATTCGCTGATGGTTGCGCCCGACCGGCGCACGGCCGGTGAACTGGTGAGGGTTTTGAGGGTGCTTGCCGGGCCGCGGACCTCAATGCGGTGAACGGTGGTCGTGCGCGAGGCGATGCCGGCGCCGCGCACCTGTTTCGCCTGCATTGTCGCGAGGTGTTGCTGGGCCTTGGCTTCGGTCTTGAATAGGCCGAGCGAGATCGCGTACTGGTTGGGGCCGGGGTCGTTGACGATGAAGAGTTCCGATACCCCCTGGCTGCGCAGTTCGGCGACGCGCCGTTCGGCCGCTTCGCGCCCGCCGTTGGGAGGGATGCGCACCCACCACGCGGTGGGGGTGCTGCTGGTTTTGCGTTCGCCGCGCAGTCCGGGTTTGCCCGCGATGGCAGCCTGCATGAGGGCATCGGCTTCGCTTTCGGCGAGTCCGCCGATGACGGTGCAGGCCTGCGGCAATGCCGGCGCAGCGGCCGCAGGGGTTGCGGGCGGTGGCGCTTCGCGGCCGTTGGCGGTTTCGGGCAGGGCGGCGGTCTGCTCGGCGGGCGGCGTTGCCGCTTCGGCTTCGCGCTGGGGGGCGGTGCCGCCCGGGCGCAGCACGATGCGGTCCGGGTTGAGCTGGTTGCTCAGGCGTTCGGGTTCGCCTTCGGGCGCGGAGTTGCCCAGCCAGCCCCGGATCGACGCCAGGGCGAGCAGGTTGAGCAGCACGAGAATGACGAATACGATGCGCATGGGCGAACTTTACCGGATAGGCGACCGATTCTGGCCCCAAGCCTCAGCCGAACTTCGGCAGGTGCGCGAGCGAGGCGGCGACCGCTTCGGCCGGATAGTCGTAGTTTTCGAGTTGGCCGGAGAAGTAGCGGTCGTAGGAGCTCATGTCGAAGTGACCGTGGCCGGTGAGGTTGAAGAGGATTACCTTCGGCTCGCCCGTGGCCTTGCACGCGAGCGCCTCGTCGATGGCGGCGCGGATCGCGTGGCAGGACTCGGGCGCCGGGATGATGCCTTCGTTGCGCGCGAACATGACGCCGGCCTCGAAGGTGGCGAGTTGCGGCACGGCGACGGCCTCGAGCAGTCCCTCGTGGTAGAGCTGCGACACCAGCGGCGAGTCGCCGTGGTAGCGCAGGCCGCCGGCGTGGATGCCCGGCGGCATGAAATCGTGGCCCAGCGTGTACATCTTCATCAGCGGCGTGAAGCCGGAGGCGTCGCCGAAGTCGTAGGCGTACTGGCCCTTCGTCAGCGTCGGGCAGGAGGTCGGCTCGACAGCGACGCAGCGGAGCTTCTCGGCGCGCTTGTCGCCCGAGGCCTTGTCGGCGAGGAAGGGGAAGGCGATGCCCCCGAAGCTCGAGCCGCCGCCGCAGGGGCCGAGGACGACGTCGGGGTAGAGGCCGATCTTGTCGAACTGCTTCTTCGCCTCCAGGCCGATGATGGTCTGGTGCAACAGCACGTGGTTGAGTACCGAGCCGAGGGTGTAGTTGGTGTCGGCGCGGCCGGCGGCCTCTTCGACGGCTTCGGAGATGGCGAGGCCGAGCGAACCGGGGTTGTCCGCATCCTTGGCGAGTGCGTCGCGGCCGGTCTGGGTCATCTCGGACGGGCTCGCGAACACTTCGGCGCCCCAGGTCTGCATCATCAGGCGGCGGTAGGGCTTCTGGTGGTAGCTGACCTTGACCATGTAGACGCGCACGTCGAGGCCGAACATCTGGCCGGCGAAGGCGATTGATGAGCCCCACTGGCCTGCGCCGGTCTCGGTGGCGAGGCGCTTGATGCCGGCCTGCTTGTTGTAGAAGGCCTGCGGTACGGCGGAGTTGGGCTTGTGCGAGCCGGCGGGGGAGACGCCTTCGTGCTTGAAGAAGATCTTCGCCGGGGTGCCGAGCGCACGTTCGAGGCGCACGGCACGCATCAGCGGGCTGGGGCGCCAGATCTTGTAGATCTCGCGCACTTCGTCTGGGATCGCGATCCAGCGCTCGGCGCTCATCTCCTGTTCGAGGATCTGGCCGGGGAAGATCGCCAGCATCTGCTCGGGGCTCACCGGCTTGCCGTCGGGCCCGAGCGAGGGGGACGGCGGGTTGGGCATGTCGGCGACGACGTTGTACCAGTGCGTCGGGATCTCGTTCTCGTCGAGCAGGATGCGGGTCGGTTCGGTCATCTGGTCTTCTCCCTCTTTGTCGTTTGGCGGTGGTGCGACGCGCCTCCCTACGGCGTGTCGGGCTGTGTGGCGGCGACTGCTAGGCCCTTGAGGACCAGGTTGTCGACGTGTCGGAACGGGATGTCCAGCGCGTTGGCGAGCATGTCGGCGCCGCCGCCGCTCAGCAGGCACAGGGCGCCGGTTTCGTGCGCAATGTGCCGGAACATGCGCTCGACGGCGCCGGCCTGCGCGTTGACGCAGCCGGATGCGATGGCGTCGGCGGTGTTGCGCGGGGCATCGACGAAGCGGCCGTCGGCGAACGGCAGCTGGGCGGTGTCGCGGGCGAGCGAGCGGCGCATCAGGTGTTCGCCGGGGAGGATCACTCCGCCGCGGAAGAGGCCGTCTGCGGCCAGGATGTCGATCGTGGTCGCCGTGCCGGCACTGACGACGAGGCAGGCGGCAGGGTGCAGGGCGCGCGCGCCGATCAGGGCCGCCCAGCGGTCGGTGCCGAGCTGGCCGGGCTGGTCATAGGCGTTGCGTACTCCGCAGCACGCGGCTGACGAGCGCAGCCATTCCGGGGCGGGGGCGTGGCCGTGCAGGGCATGTGCGATCGCGTCGGCGACATCGGAGCCGGCGACGTTGGAGCCGAAGACCCTGGTTATGCCGGCGCAGCCTTGCGCGATGGCGCCGAGCTCGTCGACGCGCGCATGTTCGAGCGCGCCCTCGCCCTGCCACACGCCGTCGCCGAAAAGGCCCCATTTGACGCGTGTGTTGCCGGCGTCGATCAGCAGGATCACTGCGCGGCCCTCAGCGAGACCTCGCCGGTGAGGATGCGGGTCAGGCCCTCGTCGGTACGCAGGAGCAGGGCGCCGTCGTCGTCGACACCGACGCAGATGCCGGTGATCTCGTTTCCGTCGCCGGTGATGCGTACGGGCAGGTCGGCGAAGGCGTTGCGCTGCTGCCAGGCGCTGCGCAGCGCGGGGAAACCGGCGGCGGCGTAGGTGTCGAACAGGGCATACAGCTCGGTGAGCACCGCCGCGAGGAGGCGGTTGCGGTCGGGCCGCGTGGCGAGGTGCTCGCCCAGGTCGGTGACGGCGGGCTGGTCGGGGATTCGTGTTCCCGCGGGCAGGTGCAGGTTGATGCCGATGCCGACGACGGCCGCCGGGGTGCGGCCGCGGCCGGGCAGCAGTTCGACGAGGATGCCGGCGAGCTTGTGGCCATTCACGAGCACGTCGTTGGGCCACTTGAGCTGCAGGCCCTGTACGCCGAGTATTTCCAGCGCACGGACGACGGCGAGACCGGCGACGAGCGACAGTCCGGCCGGTACCGGGGCGCCGGGCACGAAACGCCAAAGGGTCGAGAAGGTCAGGCTGCCGCCGGGCCACGACTGCCACTGGCGGCCGCGCCGGCCGCGTCCGGCGGTCTGCCGTTCGGCGACGACGACGTGGACGCGTCCGTCGTCCGCCGGCGTCGCGTCCATGAGCACGCTGTTGGTGGAGGCGCACTCGTCGAGCACCTGCACGTCGAAGGTGCCGGCGAGATCGCCGAGTTGCTGGAGGATGGCTGCGGCGTTCAGCGGCGCGTCGGAGGTGGGTGCACTCAAGCCGGTCTTCCCGTGCGATACGTGAAAACCTGCATTATCCGTCATTGCATGCGCATGCACGAGTGCGGTGCGCTGCATCCCGGCGGCGCGGGGGGTTCCTGCGGCCGGACCAGGGTGGCTGTGGCGTCAGGCCGGTGGCGGCGCGGGGCGTTCGTCGTCCATGCCGAGTTCCTGGATCTTGCGCGTGATGGTGTTGCGTCCGATTCCCAGCAGCTGCGCGGCTTCGATGCGGCGGCCACCGGTGGCGCCGAGGGCGCGGCGGATCAGCGTGCGTTCGAAGTCGCGCGTGAGGCGCTCGAACACTTCGCCCGGTGAGGTTGCGATCAGGCGGTCGGCTTCGAGCGCGAGCCCGTCCGCCCAGCTGATCGGCGCCTCGCGGTCGGGCTGTGCCTTCATGTCGGGCGGCAGGTCGGCGATCTCGACGACCTGACCGGGCGCCATCACGTTGAGCCAGTGGCACAGGTTCTCGAGTTGCCGCACGTTGCCGGGGAAGGGCAGGGCCTGCAAGTACTTGATTGCCGCGTCGGACACGCGCTTGGGCGCCACGCCGAGGTCCTGAGCGCTCTTCTGCAGGAAGTGCCCGACGAGCAGCGGGATGTCCTCGCGGCGCTCGCGCATCGGCGGCAGGCGCAGGCGGATGACGTTGAGGCGGTGGAACAGGTCTTCGCGAAACAGGCCCTGGCGGACACGGTCTTCGAGGTTCTGGTGGGTCGCTGCAATGACGCGGACGTTGGTGCGGATCGGCTGTTGGCCGCCGACGCGGTAGAAGTGGTTGTCGGAGAGCACGCGCAGCAGGCGCGTCTGCAGTTCGGCGGGCATGTCGCCGATCTCGTCGAGGAAAAGCGTGCCGCCGTCGGCTTGCTCGAAGCGTCCGCGCCGCTGGGCGGCTGCGCCGGTGAAGGCACCGCGCTCGTGGCCGAACAGCTCGGATTCCAGCAGGTCGCGCGGAATCGCCGCGGTGTTGATTGCGATGAAGGGGGCGTCGGCCCGCGGGCTGTGGCGGTGCAGCGCGCGCGCGACGAGTTCCTTGCCGGTGCCCGATTCGCCGTTGATCAGCACGGTGGCGTGCGACTGCGCGAGGCGGCCAATCGCGCGGAAGACTTCCTGCATCGCCGGCGCCTGGCCGAGGATCTCGGGGGCGAGCGCGGTGCTCTCCGATGCACCTTTCTGGTGCGAGCTTTGCGCGATCGCGCGCTGAACCAGTGCAACGGCCTGATCAACGTCGAACGGCTTGGGCAGGTATTCGAAGGCGCCACCCTGGAAGGCCGACACCGCGCTCTCCAGATCCGAGTATGCGGTCATGATGATGACCGGGAGTTGCGGGTGCAGCGTCTTCACCCGCTTGAGCAGGCTGAGGCCGGACTCGCCCGGCATGCGAATGTCCGAAATCAGTACCTTGGGCGGGGTCGGTTCGATCTCGAGCGCGGAGAGAGCCTCGTTGGCGGACGAGAAGCTGCGATGCGGGATGTCCTCGCGGCCGAGTGCCTTCTCGAGCACCCAGCGGATGGAGCGGTCATCATCAACGATCCAGACGGTGTTCATTATTTAATGCACCTTTTTGGTGCGATCGTGCCGCTCCTTGGGGCGTCAGGCACGGTCGATGATCGGCAACAGGATGGTGAAGCAGGTGCGGCCCTTGCGGCTTTCGACTTCGATCATGCCTTGATGCTGCTCGACGAAGCTCTGTGCCAGCGAGAGACCGAGGCCGCTCCCCCCTTCGCGCCCCGAGACCAGCGGATAGAAGATCTTGTCGCGGATCTCATCCGGAATGCCGGGGCCGTTGTCGATTACTTGCAATTCCAATGCCAGCTTGAAGCGGCGCTTTGCGAGCGTCACCTGGCGGGCGACGCGCGTGCGCAGGCGGATCTCGCCACGGCCCTCCATCGCCTGCGCGGCGTTGCGCGCGATGTTGAGAATGGCCTGGATGAGCTGTTCGCGGTCGGCGGTGAGTTCGGGCAGGCTCGTGTCGTAGTCGCGGCGGATCGTGATCTCGGGGTACTCGGCGAGGATCAGGCGGCGCACGCGCTCCAGCACGTCGTGGATGTTGAGCTGGTCCGGCCGCATCATGCAGTGCGAGGTCAGCAGCCGGTTCATCAGGTCCTGCAGGCGGTCGGCCTCGGCGATGATGACCTCGGTATATTCGCGCAGCTGCGGGTCGGCGAGTTCCCGTTCCAGCAGCTGCGCGGAACCACGGATGCCGCCGAGCGGGTTCTTGATCTCGTGGGCGAGGTTGCGGATCAGTTCGCGGTTGGCCTGCTGCTGCTGCAGCAGCTGTTCCTCGCGTGCGACGCGCAATTGCGCGTCGATCGGGCGGAACTCGAGGAGCAGGCGCAAACCCGCTGCCTCGGCCGGGCTCACGGTGCAGTCGACGTGCAGCGGCTCGGCGTTGGGGCGGGCGATCTTGAGATCCTGGCCCGTGTAGCTCCAGTTCTTGCGCAGCGCGTTGTCGAGCGCGGCGGCCAGGCCGGCGGGTTCGCCGAGGAGCTGCGACAGCGGGGCGCCGATCAGGCGCCGGTGGCTGACGGCGAAGAGGTTTTCGGCGCCGGCGTTGAGGTAGCGGATCAGCAGATGGTCGTCGACGACGACAACGGCCGACGAGAGTAGATCGAGCCCGGCGAAGGGGCCCGCAAGAGCGGGGGGTTTGGGCGTGTTCGGCATGGGTGTGTTCTCGGAATCCCTTTTGGTCTCGCAAAAAACACGCCAGCTTGCAGTTGCCCCTACTTCAGGTTGCCGAGTTCCTTCCTGAGGGCCTCGATATTGCGCTGGTGCAGTTCGACCGTGTCGCGCAGCGGTTGCAGCCGGCTCTGGACGACGGGCAGCCGGCGCTCGGCGCCCTGGTAGCGCCCTTCCTGCTCGGCGACGGCCTTTTCGGCATCGGCGAGGGCGGCTTCCTCGGTGGCGAGTTCCTTTTCCAGCACTTGCCGGCGGGTGTCGTCGCGGGCGCGCTGTGCGTCAGGGGCAACGCGCGGGAAATTCGATGGGGTCGGTTGGGATGCCGAGGGCGCGCGCTTGGACGGGGCGGGAACCGAGGAGACGGCCTGGTCCTCGCTGAGCTGCTTGCAGCCGCGGCCCTGGTTGCGGTCGTTGGTGTAGGTGACGGCGCCGTTTGCGTCCACGCACTTGAAGACCTGGGACTGGGCCAGGGGGGACGCGAGCAGAAGGAGCAGTACCGGAAGAGTTCGCATGTCCGTCGGTCGGAGAGTCAGGGATGCATCCGGTGCCGAGACGGGCCTCCCGCAATGCATACGTGGGGCATTAGACCCCATAAAAAAGGGACGGGCAATGCCCGTCCCCCTTCGACCTCAGCGTAATCCGGAGATTACAGGCTGTAGTACATGTCGAATTCCACCGGGTGGGTGGTGATGCGCATGCGGTCGACTTCTTCCATCTTCAGCGCGATGTAGGCGTCGATGAAGTCGTTCGAGAACACGCCGCCACGGGTCAGGAACTCGCGATCCTTGTCGAGGTACTCGAGCGCCTGTTCGAGGCTGGTGCACACGGTCGGGATCAGCGCGTCTTCTTCCGGCGGCAGGTCGTACAGGTTCTTGTCGGCCGGATCGCCAGGATGGATCTTGTTCTGGATGCCGTCCAGGCCGGCCATCATCAGGGCGGCGAAGCACAGGTACGGGTTGGCCAGGGGATCCGGGAAGCGCGCTTCGATGCGGCGGCCCTTCGGGTTGGCGACGTACGGGATGCGGATCGAGGCCGAACGGTTGCGGGCCGAGTAGGCGAGCTTGGTCGGGGCTTCGTAGTGCGGCACGAGGCGCTTGTACGAGTTGGTGCCCGGGTTGGTGATCGCGTTCAGCGCGCGGGCGTGCTTGATGATGCCGCCGATGTAGTACAGCGCGATGTCGGACAGGCCGGCGTAGCCGTTGCCCGCGAACAGGTTCTGGCCGTCTTTCCAGATCGACTGGTGGACGTGCATGCCCGAGCCGTTGTCGCCGACGATCGGCTTCGGCATGAAGGTCGCGGTCTTGCCGTACTGGTGTGCGACGTTGTGCACGATGTACTTGAGGATCTGGGTCCAGTCGGCGCGCTGGGTCAGCGTGCTGAACTTGGTGCCGATCTCGCACTGGCCGGCGTTCGCGACCTCGTGGTGATGCACTTCCACCGGTACTCCGGCGGCTTCGAGCGCGAGCACCATGGCGGCGCGCACGTCGTTAAGGCTGTCGACCGGGGGAACCGGGAAGTAGCCGCCCTTGACGCGCGGACGGTGGCCGGTGTTGCCGCCTTCGAACTTGTCGGCGGTCGACCACGCGGCTTCTTCCGAGATGATCTTGCTGTACACGCCCGACATGTCGACGGACCACTCGACGGAGTCGAAGATGAAGAATTCGGGTTCCGGACCGAAGAAGGCGGTGTCGCCCAGGCCGGTGCTCTTCAGATAGGCCTCGGCGCGCTTGGCGATCGAGCGCGGGTCGCGGTCATAGCCCTTGCCGTCGGACGGTTCGATGACGTCGCAGGTCAGGACGAGGGTGGTCTCGTCGAAGAACGGGTCGATGAAGGCGGTGCGGGCTTCCGGCAGCAGGATCATGTCGGAGGCCTGGATGCCCTTCCAGCCGGCCAGCGAGGAGCCGTCGAAGGGGTGGCCGTGCTCGAAGTGATCTTCCTCGAACGCCGAAACGGGCAGGCCGACGTGGTGTTCCTTGCCACGCGTATCGGTAAAGCGCAGGTCGACGAAGCGGACTTCGTTTTCCTGGATCATCTTCATGACGTCTTGAGCGTTCATATTCACTCCTGATGAGAAGAGGCGAAAGCGGTTGTTGGTAACGGAAAACTTCCGATGGAGCGGAAGTAAGCAGTATCTGTGCCATGCGTAAGTTCGGCTTCGCCGGGCATTGTGCCACAAGGGCGAGTGCGCGTATCGCGGACGCGCGTGAACGAGGTGCGCGGGGCTGTGGCGGAAGCGGCGGAATAAGGGACGGAAAGCACTGCGGGTTCGGGCGAAGCGGTGAGAAGGTCTGCGCGTGCACCGAAAATGTGCGTGCCGTGCTGTGCATGCACCATCAAGGTGCGATCCGGCCCAGGATGGTGATGGCCCGGTAGTGAGGGCGCTCCGCGAGCAGGGCGTCGATGCGCAGGCGCAGCTCGTCGCGGGGGATTTCGTCGAGGTCAGCTGCGCCGAGGATCACCTCGGCCTCGATGCGGTCGCCGAGGTAGTGGATCAGCACGCGCGGCGGCGTCGCGAGCGGCCGGTCGATCAGGGCTTCGAGGGTACGCACGATTTCGGTGCGTTCGGGCAGGGGCGTGAGTCCGGCGCTCTGCAGTAGCGCATCGTTTTCGGCGTCGACATGCACCAATACCTCGCGCACGTCGGGGTGAGCGGTGCGCACGCGTAAGTACACCGTGTCGGAAATCTGGTGCCCTTCGGACACGGTGATGCGCGGGTCGACCTGAATGTGGGCGTCGCACAGCACGCGATCGGCCATGCGGCGGGTGCGCAGGTCGTGCAGGCCGATGACGCCCGGC
It contains:
- the glnA gene encoding type I glutamate--ammonia ligase, whose amino-acid sequence is MNAQDVMKMIQENEVRFVDLRFTDTRGKEHHVGLPVSAFEEDHFEHGHPFDGSSLAGWKGIQASDMILLPEARTAFIDPFFDETTLVLTCDVIEPSDGKGYDRDPRSIAKRAEAYLKSTGLGDTAFFGPEPEFFIFDSVEWSVDMSGVYSKIISEEAAWSTADKFEGGNTGHRPRVKGGYFPVPPVDSLNDVRAAMVLALEAAGVPVEVHHHEVANAGQCEIGTKFSTLTQRADWTQILKYIVHNVAHQYGKTATFMPKPIVGDNGSGMHVHQSIWKDGQNLFAGNGYAGLSDIALYYIGGIIKHARALNAITNPGTNSYKRLVPHYEAPTKLAYSARNRSASIRIPYVANPKGRRIEARFPDPLANPYLCFAALMMAGLDGIQNKIHPGDPADKNLYDLPPEEDALIPTVCTSLEQALEYLDKDREFLTRGGVFSNDFIDAYIALKMEEVDRMRITTHPVEFDMYYSL